A DNA window from Daucus carota subsp. sativus chromosome 3, DH1 v3.0, whole genome shotgun sequence contains the following coding sequences:
- the LOC135151160 gene encoding uncharacterized protein LOC135151160 isoform X2, protein MAGEFVVAETNYLASLNPDDCSDRFRTWVRFLSRQSLVSTALTTDIEVKLQPLFDFYSNAVNSTTLENYKIIGDLPNRKRIVITVDDVNRILGLPRDNFEPDPSEDELRQFFQDIHYQGQIFLPKMSKGNLKAEWDVFFDTLAKVFAPTNRKNFGNISSMLQIFGFSIAYNRRINFGKILLREIIRKMGSVTQRSIQRNEKVECFYPRILMLFMNDKMDDADRHMYIDSPVVPIQRTCAKIQTRLVNKKKHDNVPLVVTPFMLEQFSAPFQPVQVPEPLQQQQYQPQQQQQAQQQEQPQQQSPPQNYQPLQLLQDYQSSSQSSHYSPYNPPYNSPQQSPHQSSYNSPHQSQHQSPPHYNFFPDQQASILPSQSEPTPSPTHTHTIPQPQSTSQPLPADSAINPELQDFRTDLQVAQPPSIEPVNTQVHNPADVFVSTTDSSSNTSTDTTHTPVVRKVARKRSGSAILREPAALSHKKQRVAEPETTAAASISSQKDLDTDTVNIQSLDSFSPQNAFIEIGRPTAVSCKESSTQLALTLVEPLSFNSSLRETTDIQKLSYEKLSDHSFFLDQAILGNLQVHQPSQASEGQFVPSQPTVPSQGTMVVYTGTGDGVTNTSEIRQTPSETHAREDSDKSLSVREVSAHTNTDLLQEQLAALKAEI, encoded by the exons atggccggagaattcgtggttgctgagactaattACCTTGCTAGCCTTAACCCTGATGACTGCTCCGATAGATTCCGtacttgggtcagatttctttcgagacagagtttagtcagtactgCACTCACTACAGATATAGAAGTCAAGCTGCAACCCttgtttgacttctactcaaatgctgtcaactctacgACCCTGGAGAACTACAAGATTATAGGGGATCTGCCTAACAGGaaacgtattgtaatcactgtcgatgatgtgaaccggatcttaggacttccaagggataattttgagccagatccctcagaggatgaactgagacaattctttcaggatattcactatcaaggtcagatttttctcccgaagatgtcaaagggaaatctgaaggctgaatgggatgtgttctttgacacccttgccaaggtgtttgctcccactaatcgaaagaactttgggaatatatcttcgatgctgcaaatctttggattcagcatagcttataaccgtcgaatcaactttgggaagatattgctgagggagattatcagaaagatggggtctgttacacagagatcaattcaaaggaatgagaaagttgaatgcttctatcccAGGATTCTGATGTTATTCATGAATGATAAAATGGATGAtgctgataggcacatgtacatagattctcctgttgttcctattcagaggacttgtgccaagatccagacCCGGCTGgtgaacaagaaaaagcatgacaatgtgccaTTAGTAGTGACTCCTTTCATGCTAGAGCAATTCAGTGCTCCATTTCAacctgtacaagttccagaaccactacaacagcaacaatatcaaccacaacaacaacaacaagctcaacaacaagaacaaccgcaacaacaatcacctcctcaaaactatcaaccacttcaactacttcaagactatcagtcatccagccaatcctcacattactctccctacaaccctccttacaattcaccacaacaatcacctcaccaatcatcatacaattctcctcaccaatctcaacaccaatcccctccacattataacttcttcccagaccaacaagcctccattcttccctctcaatctgaaccaacaccttcacctacacatacacataccattcctcaaccacaatcaacctctcagcctctgcctgctgattctgctatcaatccagagctacaggacttcaggacagatttacaggtagctcag cctcccagcattgaacctgtaaacacccaggttcataacccagctgacgttttcgtttcaacaactgattcttcgtcaaacacatcaaccgacactactcatacaccagttgttcgaaaggtagcccggaaacggagtgggagtgcaattctgagagaacccgcagctctgtctcataagaagcaaagggtggcagaaccggagacaactgcagccgcatccatttcctcccaaaaggatttggacactgacacggtaaatatacagtctctagattcattctctccacagaatgcatttattgaaattggccgtccgaccgcggtatcctgtaaagagtcaagcacacaactagcactcacgctagtagaacctttgtcttttaattcttcacttagagagaccacagatattcaaaaattgtcatatgaaaaactttctgatcactctttctttttggatcaggctatacttggcaacctgcaagtacatcagccttcacaggcatctgaaggacaatttgttccttcacaacctacagttccatctcagggaactatggttgtatatacaggtactggtgacggtgtgacaaacacgagtgaaatcaggcaaacaccgagcgaaacacatgcacgagaggatagtgataaatctttgagtgttcgtgaggtgagtgcacacaccaacactgatctgttacaggaacaattggctgccctgaaagctgagatttga
- the LOC135151160 gene encoding uncharacterized protein LOC135151160 isoform X3: MAGEFVVAETNYLASLNPDDCSDRFRTWVRFLSRQSLVSTALTTDIEVKLQPLFDFYSNAVNSTTLENYKIIGDLPNRKRIVITVDDVNRILGLPRDNFEPDPSEDELRQFFQDIHYQGQIFLPKMSKGNLKAEWDVFFDTLAKVFAPTNRKNFGNISSMLQIFGFSIAYNRRINFGKILLREIIRKMGSVTQRSIQRNEKVECFYPRILMLFMNDKMDDADRHMYIDSPVVPIQRTCAKIQTRLVNKKKHDNVPLVVTPFMLEQFSAPFQPVQVPEPLQQQQYQPQQQQQAQQQEQPQQQSPPQNYQPLQLLQDYQSSSQSSHYSPYNPPYNSPQQSPHQSSYNSPHQSQHQSPPHYNFFPDQQASILPSQSEPTPSPTHTHTIPQPQSTSQPLPADSAINPELQDFRTDLQPPSIEPVNTQVHNPADVFVSTTDSSSNTSTDTTHTPVVRKVARKRSGSAILREPAALSHKKQRVAEPETTAAASISSQKDLDTDTVNIQSLDSFSPQNAFIEIGRPTAVSCKESSTQLALTLVEPLSFNSSLRETTDIQKLSYEKLSDHSFFLDQAILGNLQVHQPSQASEGQFVPSQPTVPSQGTMVVYTGTGDGVTNTSEIRQTPSETHAREDSDKSLSVREVSAHTNTDLLQEQLAALKAEI; this comes from the exons atggccggagaattcgtggttgctgagactaattACCTTGCTAGCCTTAACCCTGATGACTGCTCCGATAGATTCCGtacttgggtcagatttctttcgagacagagtttagtcagtactgCACTCACTACAGATATAGAAGTCAAGCTGCAACCCttgtttgacttctactcaaatgctgtcaactctacgACCCTGGAGAACTACAAGATTATAGGGGATCTGCCTAACAGGaaacgtattgtaatcactgtcgatgatgtgaaccggatcttaggacttccaagggataattttgagccagatccctcagaggatgaactgagacaattctttcaggatattcactatcaaggtcagatttttctcccgaagatgtcaaagggaaatctgaaggctgaatgggatgtgttctttgacacccttgccaaggtgtttgctcccactaatcgaaagaactttgggaatatatcttcgatgctgcaaatctttggattcagcatagcttataaccgtcgaatcaactttgggaagatattgctgagggagattatcagaaagatggggtctgttacacagagatcaattcaaaggaatgagaaagttgaatgcttctatcccAGGATTCTGATGTTATTCATGAATGATAAAATGGATGAtgctgataggcacatgtacatagattctcctgttgttcctattcagaggacttgtgccaagatccagacCCGGCTGgtgaacaagaaaaagcatgacaatgtgccaTTAGTAGTGACTCCTTTCATGCTAGAGCAATTCAGTGCTCCATTTCAacctgtacaagttccagaaccactacaacagcaacaatatcaaccacaacaacaacaacaagctcaacaacaagaacaaccgcaacaacaatcacctcctcaaaactatcaaccacttcaactacttcaagactatcagtcatccagccaatcctcacattactctccctacaaccctccttacaattcaccacaacaatcacctcaccaatcatcatacaattctcctcaccaatctcaacaccaatcccctccacattataacttcttcccagaccaacaagcctccattcttccctctcaatctgaaccaacaccttcacctacacatacacataccattcctcaaccacaatcaacctctcagcctctgcctgctgattctgctatcaatccagagctacaggacttcaggacagatttacag cctcccagcattgaacctgtaaacacccaggttcataacccagctgacgttttcgtttcaacaactgattcttcgtcaaacacatcaaccgacactactcatacaccagttgttcgaaaggtagcccggaaacggagtgggagtgcaattctgagagaacccgcagctctgtctcataagaagcaaagggtggcagaaccggagacaactgcagccgcatccatttcctcccaaaaggatttggacactgacacggtaaatatacagtctctagattcattctctccacagaatgcatttattgaaattggccgtccgaccgcggtatcctgtaaagagtcaagcacacaactagcactcacgctagtagaacctttgtcttttaattcttcacttagagagaccacagatattcaaaaattgtcatatgaaaaactttctgatcactctttctttttggatcaggctatacttggcaacctgcaagtacatcagccttcacaggcatctgaaggacaatttgttccttcacaacctacagttccatctcagggaactatggttgtatatacaggtactggtgacggtgtgacaaacacgagtgaaatcaggcaaacaccgagcgaaacacatgcacgagaggatagtgataaatctttgagtgttcgtgaggtgagtgcacacaccaacactgatctgttacaggaacaattggctgccctgaaagctgagatttga
- the LOC135151160 gene encoding uncharacterized protein LOC135151160 isoform X1: MAGEFVVAETNYLASLNPDDCSDRFRTWVRFLSRQSLVSTALTTDIEVKLQPLFDFYSNAVNSTTLENYKIIGDLPNRKRIVITVDDVNRILGLPRDNFEPDPSEDELRQFFQDIHYQGQIFLPKMSKGNLKAEWDVFFDTLAKVFAPTNRKNFGNISSMLQIFGFSIAYNRRINFGKILLREIIRKMGSVTQRSIQRNEKVECFYPRILMLFMNDKMDDADRHMYIDSPVVPIQRTCAKIQTRLVNKKKHDNVPLVVTPFMLEQFSAPFQPVQVPEPLQQQQYQPQQQQQAQQQEQPQQQSPPQNYQPLQLLQDYQSSSQSSHYSPYNPPYNSPQQSPHQSSYNSPHQSQHQSPPHYNFFPDQQASILPSQSEPTPSPTHTHTIPQPQSTSQPLPADSAINPELQDFRTDLQVAQVLSNLTDTFNIDIADFDCDIGFDFQPPSIEPVNTQVHNPADVFVSTTDSSSNTSTDTTHTPVVRKVARKRSGSAILREPAALSHKKQRVAEPETTAAASISSQKDLDTDTVNIQSLDSFSPQNAFIEIGRPTAVSCKESSTQLALTLVEPLSFNSSLRETTDIQKLSYEKLSDHSFFLDQAILGNLQVHQPSQASEGQFVPSQPTVPSQGTMVVYTGTGDGVTNTSEIRQTPSETHAREDSDKSLSVREVSAHTNTDLLQEQLAALKAEI, encoded by the coding sequence atggccggagaattcgtggttgctgagactaattACCTTGCTAGCCTTAACCCTGATGACTGCTCCGATAGATTCCGtacttgggtcagatttctttcgagacagagtttagtcagtactgCACTCACTACAGATATAGAAGTCAAGCTGCAACCCttgtttgacttctactcaaatgctgtcaactctacgACCCTGGAGAACTACAAGATTATAGGGGATCTGCCTAACAGGaaacgtattgtaatcactgtcgatgatgtgaaccggatcttaggacttccaagggataattttgagccagatccctcagaggatgaactgagacaattctttcaggatattcactatcaaggtcagatttttctcccgaagatgtcaaagggaaatctgaaggctgaatgggatgtgttctttgacacccttgccaaggtgtttgctcccactaatcgaaagaactttgggaatatatcttcgatgctgcaaatctttggattcagcatagcttataaccgtcgaatcaactttgggaagatattgctgagggagattatcagaaagatggggtctgttacacagagatcaattcaaaggaatgagaaagttgaatgcttctatcccAGGATTCTGATGTTATTCATGAATGATAAAATGGATGAtgctgataggcacatgtacatagattctcctgttgttcctattcagaggacttgtgccaagatccagacCCGGCTGgtgaacaagaaaaagcatgacaatgtgccaTTAGTAGTGACTCCTTTCATGCTAGAGCAATTCAGTGCTCCATTTCAacctgtacaagttccagaaccactacaacagcaacaatatcaaccacaacaacaacaacaagctcaacaacaagaacaaccgcaacaacaatcacctcctcaaaactatcaaccacttcaactacttcaagactatcagtcatccagccaatcctcacattactctccctacaaccctccttacaattcaccacaacaatcacctcaccaatcatcatacaattctcctcaccaatctcaacaccaatcccctccacattataacttcttcccagaccaacaagcctccattcttccctctcaatctgaaccaacaccttcacctacacatacacataccattcctcaaccacaatcaacctctcagcctctgcctgctgattctgctatcaatccagagctacaggacttcaggacagatttacaggtagctcaggtactttctaatctcactgatacctttaatattgatattgcagattttgattgtgatattggatttgatttccagcctcccagcattgaacctgtaaacacccaggttcataacccagctgacgttttcgtttcaacaactgattcttcgtcaaacacatcaaccgacactactcatacaccagttgttcgaaaggtagcccggaaacggagtgggagtgcaattctgagagaacccgcagctctgtctcataagaagcaaagggtggcagaaccggagacaactgcagccgcatccatttcctcccaaaaggatttggacactgacacggtaaatatacagtctctagattcattctctccacagaatgcatttattgaaattggccgtccgaccgcggtatcctgtaaagagtcaagcacacaactagcactcacgctagtagaacctttgtcttttaattcttcacttagagagaccacagatattcaaaaattgtcatatgaaaaactttctgatcactctttctttttggatcaggctatacttggcaacctgcaagtacatcagccttcacaggcatctgaaggacaatttgttccttcacaacctacagttccatctcagggaactatggttgtatatacaggtactggtgacggtgtgacaaacacgagtgaaatcaggcaaacaccgagcgaaacacatgcacgagaggatagtgataaatctttgagtgttcgtgaggtgagtgcacacaccaacactgatctgttacaggaacaattggctgccctgaaagctgagatttga
- the LOC135151160 gene encoding uncharacterized protein LOC135151160 isoform X4: MAGEFVVAETNYLASLNPDDCSDRFRTWVRFLSRQSLVSTALTTDIEVKLQPLFDFYSNAVNSTTLENYKIIGDLPNRKRIVITVDDVNRILGLPRDNFEPDPSEDELRQFFQDIHYQGQIFLPKMSKGNLKAEWDVFFDTLAKVFAPTNRKNFGNISSMLQIFGFSIAYNRRINFGKILLREIIRKMGSVTQRSIQRNEKVECFYPRILMLFMNDKMDDADRHMYIDSPVVPIQRTCAKIQTRLVNKKKHDNVPLVVTPFMLEQFSAPFQPVQVPEPLQQQQYQPQQQQQAQQQEQPQQQSPPQNYQPLQLLQDYQSSSQSSHYSPYNPPYNSPQQSPHQSSYNSPHQSQHQSPPHYNFFPDQQASILPSQSEPTPSPTHTHTIPQPQSTSQPLPADSAINPELQDFRTDLQVAQVLSNLTDTFNIDIADFDCDIGFDFQPPSIEPVNTQVHNPADVFVSTTDSSSNTSTDTTHTPVVRKVARKRSGSAILREPAALSHKKQRVAEPETTAAASISSQKDLDTDTAILGNLQVHQPSQASEGQFVPSQPTVPSQGTMVVYTGTGDGVTNTSEIRQTPSETHAREDSDKSLSVREVSAHTNTDLLQEQLAALKAEI; the protein is encoded by the exons atggccggagaattcgtggttgctgagactaattACCTTGCTAGCCTTAACCCTGATGACTGCTCCGATAGATTCCGtacttgggtcagatttctttcgagacagagtttagtcagtactgCACTCACTACAGATATAGAAGTCAAGCTGCAACCCttgtttgacttctactcaaatgctgtcaactctacgACCCTGGAGAACTACAAGATTATAGGGGATCTGCCTAACAGGaaacgtattgtaatcactgtcgatgatgtgaaccggatcttaggacttccaagggataattttgagccagatccctcagaggatgaactgagacaattctttcaggatattcactatcaaggtcagatttttctcccgaagatgtcaaagggaaatctgaaggctgaatgggatgtgttctttgacacccttgccaaggtgtttgctcccactaatcgaaagaactttgggaatatatcttcgatgctgcaaatctttggattcagcatagcttataaccgtcgaatcaactttgggaagatattgctgagggagattatcagaaagatggggtctgttacacagagatcaattcaaaggaatgagaaagttgaatgcttctatcccAGGATTCTGATGTTATTCATGAATGATAAAATGGATGAtgctgataggcacatgtacatagattctcctgttgttcctattcagaggacttgtgccaagatccagacCCGGCTGgtgaacaagaaaaagcatgacaatgtgccaTTAGTAGTGACTCCTTTCATGCTAGAGCAATTCAGTGCTCCATTTCAacctgtacaagttccagaaccactacaacagcaacaatatcaaccacaacaacaacaacaagctcaacaacaagaacaaccgcaacaacaatcacctcctcaaaactatcaaccacttcaactacttcaagactatcagtcatccagccaatcctcacattactctccctacaaccctccttacaattcaccacaacaatcacctcaccaatcatcatacaattctcctcaccaatctcaacaccaatcccctccacattataacttcttcccagaccaacaagcctccattcttccctctcaatctgaaccaacaccttcacctacacatacacataccattcctcaaccacaatcaacctctcagcctctgcctgctgattctgctatcaatccagagctacaggacttcaggacagatttacaggtagctcaggtactttctaatctcactgatacctttaatattgatattgcagattttgattgtgatattggatttgatttccagcctcccagcattgaacctgtaaacacccaggttcataacccagctgacgttttcgtttcaacaactgattcttcgtcaaacacatcaaccgacactactcatacaccagttgttcgaaaggtagcccggaaacggagtgggagtgcaattctgagagaacccgcagctctgtctcataagaagcaaagggtggcagaaccggagacaactgcagccgcatccatttcctcccaaaaggatttggacactgacacg gctatacttggcaacctgcaagtacatcagccttcacaggcatctgaaggacaatttgttccttcacaacctacagttccatctcagggaactatggttgtatatacaggtactggtgacggtgtgacaaacacgagtgaaatcaggcaaacaccgagcgaaacacatgcacgagaggatagtgataaatctttgagtgttcgtgaggtgagtgcacacaccaacactgatctgttacaggaacaattggctgccctgaaagctgagatttga